GAGCGGCGACGGTTTGAGCCGTAAAGGCCGCTGCCTCCCTGTCCGCTGACTGTCGCTTCTACCCAGTTCAACGCGCGTACGGGATGCGTTCCGTAGCAAACGGTGTCACCGACCTGTGGTCTCTGCTGTTGCTGCTGGCTAAACTCCTGTTGTTGCAGATAATCGGGTGGAGCCTCTGCAGCAGGCCGGCAGGTCTGGAAGAGATTCAGATACTCCTGCACCCACTCTCTGCCTTCGTTGTCATCGCCTGTCTGGGCGTAATGGAGACCGAGGCCGACGCGGCCGGATTTGCTGTTGCCCACAACGAGGTTCGTGAAGACGGGATAGGTTGCTGGGTTCTTGTCGTTCTTGGCCCAGTAATCGCCGTAGGTGGTGACGATACGAACGAACTTCTCGCGCGTCATCTCCTTCCAGTCCCAGGAGATATTGGCGGTCAGCACCTGCTTGGGCATTGGAGGAAGCTTGGCGAAGTGGAAGGCGGTGATGACACCGAAGTTCGAGCCTTGTCCGCCGCGTAGCGCGCGAAAGAGCGTGGGATGATGTTGCGCGTCGGCGTAGATGAGTTCTGCTTTGCCGGCCTGATTGACGATGACGATCTCAACACCGGTCAGCCAGTCCACGGTGATGCCATACATGCGCGCCAGGGTCCCATAGCCGCCGCCGGAGACGTGACCGCCCGCCGTGACGGTATAGCAGGTGCCCCCGGGGATAACAACGCCGCCCAGCTTATAGAGCCGTTCGTAGACCACACCGAGCTTGGCTCCTGGCTGAATGATGTAACTGCCCTGAGTTTCGCCGGCTGAGACACGGTCCATCATGCTGACATCCAGCAATACACCGCCTGGATTGTTGACGACCCAGTCTTCGTAACAATGGCCTGAAGAACGCACGGTTGGCCGCTGTCCGCGATCGATTGCCTGTTGCAGCGTGCGGACTACATCTTCTGCGCTGGTACAGTACTCGACCTGAGCAACACGTTGGCTGTCAGAGGCAGGGAAACGTGCATTATTGCCGCGGCTGCAAACGTCAAAACGAACATCATTGCGATCAACAACGGAAGCCATGCTCCTCCTAGATCCAGGTGGCAAACATCGGTGTATCCAGCGGATACCGGTGGACAGGGGCGGAAAGTTCGCCGGTAGCGAGATTGCGTTGCAAGACGACCACTTCACCGCTGTCCTGGTTGCTGGCGATCATCCATTTACCGGTGCGGTCCAGGGCGATGTGACGGGTGGTTTTGCCGCCGTTGGGTGCAAGCTGTTTGAGCTTCAGTTTGCCCGAGGTACGGTCGATATCGAAGACCGCGATGGTCTGGTCGGCGATGCGGTTGCCGACATACACATTTCGTCCATCGGCGGATGCGAGAATCTCGCCGGCAAAGGCGGTATGCGGAGGAAAGTCCGGCTTTAGGGTCGAGACGCGGTCGATGGCCGTGATGCGGCCGCGCGCTGCATCCCACGCAAGAATATCGATGGTCGAGTCGAGCTCGTTTACGCTATACAGCCACTTGCCGTTCGGATGAAACGAGATGTGGCGGGGGCCGCTCGCGGGCTTTGCCTGCCAGACTGGAGGATCGTTGGGCTTGAGAGCGGCGGTTGCCGCATCGATGCGATAGATGCAGATCCGGTCGAGACCGAGATCGTTTACCAGGAGGAAGCGGCCGTCAGGGGAGACCTGCGCCGAGTGGGCATGCGACTTCGTCTGCCGTGAAGGATCAGGTCCGCTGCCTTCGTACTGAAAGTGTGAGACAGCTTCGCTCAGGCTGCCGTCCGGCTTGATGTGGTAAGAGGCGATGCTGCCTCCGCCATAGTTGGCGATAAAGATCGAACGGCCGTCCGGCGAGAGGGAGAGATGCGTGGGGCCGTTGCCGAAGGAAGAGACTTTATTCAGCAGGCGAAGCTCGCGAGAGCCGGGGATAGTCTCCAGCGCGTTGACGCCGGAGTCGTCTTTGCCATCTTCACTGACGGCATAGATCCGTGTGAGAGAGCCGACGCGCCGGGTGACGAGGAAACTCGGTGATACCAGAGGCGCGGCTAAGGTGATGGAGCCGAGCTCGCCAGTGGTTGCGTTCCAGTCAGCGGTGTAGATCCCTTTGCTGACCTTACCGGTGGTTCCCAGCAGTACGCGGGTTGGAGTAACCGTGCCGGCGGCAAATGCGGAACGGATAGTGAACGCGGTCGCAAGACCGCCCCAGGCAAACTCTCTACGGGACAGTCGGGGGGCATTGACGGGCATCACGTCGTCCTTAAATTCGGTTTTTCGATGCGCCAAGGGTAATTTGTGAGAACAGGAGATGAAATCGGGCAAAAGTCCTATTTGCTGAGCCGTTCTCTTCGCTGCCCCAGCGCAACTGTTGTTGAGTATGCCGGAAGCCCTGTATCCCTGTCAGTTGCAAGGATGGTTTTGCTTGAGGGCACGGTTTCAGCCAATGAGGCCGATGTGGTGGAGAAGCAGATTTCTCCGCTCAGCTTCACCCCAACGAACGAAGTTCGTTGGGGACCCCGAACGCTACGAAATGACGAGTAAATCGGACGGGCTGTCGTCCTCGGCTTGAAGGACGTGACCTCAGCGGCTATTAGATATTGATCCGAGTGGCTTCAGGCGCGCCAGACTAACGGTTTTCTGCGGTCTTCGATCCTAACCGCATACTTTCAGAGAGCAGAATCGCGTCGGCGACTTCACGCATCGACTTCCGCCGTTGCCGGCTCTCTTTCTGCATCATGCGGTATGCCTCGTCTTCGGAGATCTTCAGGTCGCGTTGCAGAATGCCCTTGGCGCGATCGATCACCTTGCGCGATTCAAGCCGGTCCGCAAGCTGAAGGTTCTCGGTCTCCAGGCGTGCCCGCTCAATTTCAGCGCCTACCAGAACGCCGATGGTTGCCAGCAGGCGGCGTTCAAGATCGGTATGGAAGTAGGGCTGCTTGTGCTGCAGGTTCAGCACGCCCACCACGCGCCCTGCACACAGCACCGGAATGCAGAGCATGGCCTCGAAGGTATCTTCCGGAAGATTCCGGAAGGCGCTGAAGCGTGGGTCTTCGCTGGCACGCTCCGGGATAGAGACGGGCTCGCGATGTTCGGCGACCCATCCCGTGACTCCTTGTCCGACGGAGACCTTCAGTTGATCGATTTCGGCAGCGTGTGGGTTCCGTGAGGCGCGAAGGACGAGCTTGTCCTCTTCCAGCGTGTAAATGAAGCAGGAGTCGCACGGCACCATCGCGCAGACGCAGGCAACGATGCGCGAAAGTACAACATGCAGCGGGTCGGTTGAGGTGAGGCTGCTGCTGACCTGCTGCAGAATGTCCAGCGGCGCCAGGCCATCACGAAAGCCGGCCATCGTTGAGGTAGAGGGAGCGACCTGTTGCACCGGCCATGCGGGTGGCTTCGAGGCGACCGTCGCCGCCTCATCTTCCGGCTTGGCGCCGGAAAAGGAATCGGACGAACGCTTCTCTGCAAGCACTTTGCGGGCGTACTGCGCCGCTTCATTCACCATGAAGCCCATGCGCGGCCGCGATGGCTCGAAGTCGGGCTTCAGACCGTAGTGCAGAATCTCTTCGGTTGTCGTCGGTCCCACCGAGATGATGGCGATGGACTCGAGAGCTCTCCGCATCTCATCGGCAACCCCCATATCGCTGGCCACGTGGAAGAGATGAATCACCTGCACTGCGGTCATGAACAGGACTACATCGATGGAGCCATCGATGATCTCGCGTATCGCTCCCTGCAGCGGTGCAATGTCGAGCGGTAGTCCCCACTGATAGACCGGGACTTTGGTGACAGAGGCGCAGCGATGAACCAGCTCGGCAATCAGCTCGGGATTCGTGGCGCCATATTCCTGGACGGCGATGTCATAGCGCGCGAGTGTATCGCCGTACTTCTTGTCCATCTGCGCCAGTACTTCACGCCATGTGCTGGGTTCGGCGGTGGTGACTGCGACTGGAATCTGTAACTCACGCAATGCGGCGACTGGCTTTACACCCCTGGCTACGATCTGTCGCTTGCACAGTTGCTGCAGTATTTTTTCGCGATCGAAGGAGGCGCTTAGTACTTCCATCATCTTCGCTACGCCGACACCGGTCATGAAGACGATGAGATCGATCTCCCCTGCGAGCAGGCGGTGGCCGAACTCCACGCAGTCGGTATTCGAGCTGAGCGGAATCTCGCGCATGGATGGAACCACGAGCGGGTCACCGTTATAAGTGCGAATGAGCTTCTCCACCTCGCGCTCGCGGCGGGTCTCTAGAGATAACACTCGCAATCCTTCAAAGCTGGCGTGGGGCATGACTCTCCGAAGCGGGTTGAGCTGCGTTGATGCCGGGGGAAATTGATTAAAAGATAATCAATCTCATTCTAGAACTGTACGGTCATCAGGTGCGAAAACGCCAATTGATCGTTCTTAGAGCATTTTCCCTGTTGCTGGGTATCCCGGAAGAGGAGTGCAGCGGCGCTTTCATTGCGGAAAACGCCCATAGATGAGGAAGCCCTACTCTACACCTACAGGGAATGCTCTATGGTGAATGCGCAGAATTCCTTTTCTGTCAGAGGAATGGGAGGAAATCGCGAATCCTCGATGAAAAACAGCTTGCGTCCATACAGACATCGCCCTATACTCCAAGCATTGCACCCTTCGGCTATGGCAGCCTGAAGGTGTTGTCTGAAGGTGCGGCCCCTTGATGCGTCCGCCTTCGCCAGTTCTGAGCATTTCAAGATTAGTAAGCTGCTCCGCGACGAGCCTGAATTCACCGCCGATGTGTGCGTGTGGGATTGCTGCGTTCGTTCCGGAGTTTTTCGCATCGCCGCACAGGTGATTCAGGCCGTCGTACATCATCCACCGATTGTTTTGCCGCGTGAGGATGTTTATGTCGACGATGCCACACAATCTCGTCTCACCGCAGTCGGGCTTCTCCGACGAGCAGGCACAGTATCTCCGTGGTTTTTTTGCGGGTGTGTTGCAACGCCCGTTTGTTGGGCACTCCGCATCCGGGCAGATCACTTCTCAGCCTTCTGCCGGCAGCGCGAATCTTGCCGAGCCCGCCAAGGAAGAGACTTTCTTCGGTACGCCAGTCTCCGATCTCTGCGCTGAAGAGCTCTGGAAGTACGAGCGCAATCCGCTGGATCTGTGGGATGAGCTGCTGCAGACTGCCGCCTCAAACGAGGCCCCTGACGCGGAGCGCCGCTATCGTTTCAAATTCCACGGTCTGTTTCATGTAGCCCCCGCGCAGGATTCCTTCATGCTTCGGATGCGCGTCCCCGGCGGCGTCATGAGCTCCGCGCAGATGCGTGGCATCGCCACGATTGCTGAAAAGTTCGGCAACAGCCGCATCGATCTCACCACCCGCGCCAATATTCAGCTCCGCGAGTTTGCACCGAAGGATGTCGTCAACGTGCTGAACAGCGTTCGCACGCTCGGCATGAGTTCGATGGGTTCCGGCGCAGACAACATCCGCAATATCACCGCATCGCCGATTTCCGGCTACGATCCGCAGGAACTGATCGACGTGCAGCCCTACGCCGATGCGCTGCAGAACTACATCACCAACTCGCGCGATATGTTCGGGCTGCCGCGCAAGTTCAATATCGCCTTCGACAATGGCGGCGCCATCAGCACCCTGGCCGACACCAACGACATCGGCTTTGTAGCCTTCTCTGTTGGTGAAGGAAAGAGCGTGCCTGCGGGCGTCTACTTCCGCGTTCTGCTCTGCGGTATCACCGGGCATAAGCAGTTCGCTTCGGACTGCGGTTTGCTGTTGCGCCCTGACCAGCTTGTTGCTGTGGCTGCGGCGATGGTCCGCGTCTTTGCTGAAAACGGCGATCGTACCGATCGCAAGAAGGCCCGCCTGAAGTATCTCGTTGATCGCTGGGGCGTCGAGAAATTCCTGGAAGAGACAGAGAAGAAGCTTGCGTTCCCGATCCTGCGCGTCGATGCCTCGGAGTGCGAAGCACGTGGTCCGATCAATCGCGCTGGACACCTTGGTGTGCATGCTCAGTCGCAGCCCGGCTTCTCCTACATTGGTGTGTGTGTTCCCGTGGGTTGGCTGCCTATCGCGCAGGCCCGCGTCATTGCGGATGTTGCCGAGCGATTCGGAAGCGGCGAGCTCCGTCTGACGGTCTGGCAGAACCTGCTTATTCCGAACGTGCCGGAAGATCGTGTTGCTGAGGCATGCCGTGTCCTGCATCAGGCTGGGCTTGAGACCGCCGCAGGCCGCGTGCAGAGCGGTACCGTTGCCTGTACCGGCAATCGTGGGTGCAAGTTCGCTGCCGCGGACACCAAGGGCCACGCTCTGGAGATTGCGCGCTCGCTGGACAGCATGTTCGTCATTCACCAGCCAGTTAACCTGCATGTGACCGGCTGCCCACACTCCTGCGCGCAGCACTACATCGGCGATATCGGCCTGATGGGCGTGAAGGTCGGTGGCGAAGAAGGCTACCAGGTGAACCTCGGCGGCGGAGCCGACAACGACCAAGCCATGGCGCGGCAGCTTTTTCCGGCGATGAAGTACAGCCAGGTACTGCCTGCGCTGCAGGCGATCTTTACGGTTTACACCACACAGTGCATGGAAGGTGAGAGCTTCCTCGCCTTTACCAACAGACACAGCATTGAGGATCTGCGCAGTATGTGTACCAGCAACGCCCCGGCGGAGGTGATGGCGTGAGCTCGCAGCCTGTTCCTTTTATTCCGCACGACGCTCCGTTCAACGCCGACCAGCGCGCGTGGCTCAATGGGTTTCTTGCGGGCCTCTACTCCAGTGCTCCCGCGCCGGAGATTTCCCCCGCGTCTGCGACGGCTTCGGAGAATGTGGCTGTTTACTTCGCCACGCAGAGCGGAACGGCTGAGCGGCTGGCGAAGAAGTTCGCCAAGGAGCTG
This genomic window from Terriglobus albidus contains:
- a CDS encoding FAD-dependent oxidoreductase, which codes for MASVVDRNDVRFDVCSRGNNARFPASDSQRVAQVEYCTSAEDVVRTLQQAIDRGQRPTVRSSGHCYEDWVVNNPGGVLLDVSMMDRVSAGETQGSYIIQPGAKLGVVYERLYKLGGVVIPGGTCYTVTAGGHVSGGGYGTLARMYGITVDWLTGVEIVIVNQAGKAELIYADAQHHPTLFRALRGGQGSNFGVITAFHFAKLPPMPKQVLTANISWDWKEMTREKFVRIVTTYGDYWAKNDKNPATYPVFTNLVVGNSKSGRVGLGLHYAQTGDDNEGREWVQEYLNLFQTCRPAAEAPPDYLQQQEFSQQQQQRPQVGDTVCYGTHPVRALNWVEATVSGQGGSGLYGSNRRRSKYKSCYMKKGFTVAEANVLYDQMTNDATRGLILAIDSYGGMVNNPARIADTAIPQRSSILKLQYQSYWLNEADDAFRLNGIRQCYKAMYSTPSADPKYPGYPYPNENFEGCYINYADADMLESPEWTTLYYGTGDLYSLLQQVKKEYDPHNLFHHSMSIRPKA
- a CDS encoding lactonase family protein, whose translation is MPVNAPRLSRREFAWGGLATAFTIRSAFAAGTVTPTRVLLGTTGKVSKGIYTADWNATTGELGSITLAAPLVSPSFLVTRRVGSLTRIYAVSEDGKDDSGVNALETIPGSRELRLLNKVSSFGNGPTHLSLSPDGRSIFIANYGGGSIASYHIKPDGSLSEAVSHFQYEGSGPDPSRQTKSHAHSAQVSPDGRFLLVNDLGLDRICIYRIDAATAALKPNDPPVWQAKPASGPRHISFHPNGKWLYSVNELDSTIDILAWDAARGRITAIDRVSTLKPDFPPHTAFAGEILASADGRNVYVGNRIADQTIAVFDIDRTSGKLKLKQLAPNGGKTTRHIALDRTGKWMIASNQDSGEVVVLQRNLATGELSAPVHRYPLDTPMFATWI
- a CDS encoding uroporphyrinogen-III synthase, which encodes MLSLETRREREVEKLIRTYNGDPLVVPSMREIPLSSNTDCVEFGHRLLAGEIDLIVFMTGVGVAKMMEVLSASFDREKILQQLCKRQIVARGVKPVAALRELQIPVAVTTAEPSTWREVLAQMDKKYGDTLARYDIAVQEYGATNPELIAELVHRCASVTKVPVYQWGLPLDIAPLQGAIREIIDGSIDVVLFMTAVQVIHLFHVASDMGVADEMRRALESIAIISVGPTTTEEILHYGLKPDFEPSRPRMGFMVNEAAQYARKVLAEKRSSDSFSGAKPEDEAATVASKPPAWPVQQVAPSTSTMAGFRDGLAPLDILQQVSSSLTSTDPLHVVLSRIVACVCAMVPCDSCFIYTLEEDKLVLRASRNPHAAEIDQLKVSVGQGVTGWVAEHREPVSIPERASEDPRFSAFRNLPEDTFEAMLCIPVLCAGRVVGVLNLQHKQPYFHTDLERRLLATIGVLVGAEIERARLETENLQLADRLESRKVIDRAKGILQRDLKISEDEAYRMMQKESRQRRKSMREVADAILLSESMRLGSKTAENR
- a CDS encoding NirA family protein, with translation MSTMPHNLVSPQSGFSDEQAQYLRGFFAGVLQRPFVGHSASGQITSQPSAGSANLAEPAKEETFFGTPVSDLCAEELWKYERNPLDLWDELLQTAASNEAPDAERRYRFKFHGLFHVAPAQDSFMLRMRVPGGVMSSAQMRGIATIAEKFGNSRIDLTTRANIQLREFAPKDVVNVLNSVRTLGMSSMGSGADNIRNITASPISGYDPQELIDVQPYADALQNYITNSRDMFGLPRKFNIAFDNGGAISTLADTNDIGFVAFSVGEGKSVPAGVYFRVLLCGITGHKQFASDCGLLLRPDQLVAVAAAMVRVFAENGDRTDRKKARLKYLVDRWGVEKFLEETEKKLAFPILRVDASECEARGPINRAGHLGVHAQSQPGFSYIGVCVPVGWLPIAQARVIADVAERFGSGELRLTVWQNLLIPNVPEDRVAEACRVLHQAGLETAAGRVQSGTVACTGNRGCKFAAADTKGHALEIARSLDSMFVIHQPVNLHVTGCPHSCAQHYIGDIGLMGVKVGGEEGYQVNLGGGADNDQAMARQLFPAMKYSQVLPALQAIFTVYTTQCMEGESFLAFTNRHSIEDLRSMCTSNAPAEVMA